The sequence ATGGATCGCTTCAACATCCCTATGGACTTAGCCAAGCCTTGCTTTGAGTTTGAGATAGGTTCTGAGATAGATTCTGAAATAGTGTTCACCTTCACTGCTAACGATCCTGACTCCAGTGCTTTATCATCAAGCTTAGGCACCAAATGAAACTTGTGCAGTGCGGCTATGGCCAGAATCACCGAGATGATAAATATCTTAATCAAAATGGCTCTTCCATAACCCGTATCGATAAACTCGACTGGACTGTTAATCAGAAGGCTTAGCAAAATCAGTCCTGTGGTAGCGACTACCGCAACGATAAATATGGCTAGCTTGCCAAATAACTCCATGATGCCCTTGAGTGGTTGCGCCTCTAAACGGCCACACATACTCCACAAGGGGATGAGTGAACCAATCCAGACACCAATAGCAACGACATGGACAGCCACCAGCCATTTACCTAAATCATCCATATCGGCACTGTGGCCTATCAAGGTGAATGAGAAGGCCAAACACAGGGCAGCAACAAGAAGCAGAACCAATGCGCTATTTAAAGCGAATCCTGTCCGCTTAACTAGCATAAATGTGGCGGCTAAAACCAAAACGAAACCAGTAATACGCCAAGATACTGATGCCCCTACAGAACTCTGCCATAAGATTTCGGTCATCAGAGGATCCCACATACCTGAAAGACCACTCTCGGCAAACGAACCCACCTGAATGAAGAAATTCATGGTGACGGCCAAGGTTCCGATCAGCGCTCCCTTCCTCATGTAGCCAGAAACGTCGCCAATACCCGTTCCTGTCGTTGCGTCTATTCCCGCTTCCTTAGATATCGACCTAGCATTCATTAAGATCATCAAAAAGCCGCCTAGACTCGTCCCCACGCCAATATAGATGAGCCATTTGGTTATGATGCCTAGTATGTCAAACAGGCTCAGCACCATTAATACATCAGTCATGAGAATGGCTGGCGTGATCGTGCGCAGTCACCTTTTCCATCGCTTTATGGACCATAAAATTAAATTGTCCTTTCATCTTATGGGCATCTTCTCCCATGATCATCCAGCTAACCGAGTAGCTTGAGGGGGTCAATTGAGGCAAGTCCAGAGAAAATTGATTTGAGCTTTGCATCTTGGGCTTGAAACCAAATTTGATGTTATTGCCCCCGCCATCTTTCAGGATCAATTTAACCAGGCGCACCGGACTACTGAAAGTCAACGCCAGCCCTTGGGGCGAGTCTTGTACCATCTCATTCTTAGCTGGACTCGAGTTAACCAGCCCGGAATGCGCCAACGCGGTAGAGCTAAATATCATGGTGGCAGAGATAACGATTGTCTTAATAAATTTCATTTTGACCCCTTCAATTTCTGTTAAAAACTTTGATTGTTTTTTATTTATGCATTTATTCATGCTTTAATTTTTAATGATTTGATTATTAGTTATTTTCTTTATTACTCGGTAAAACTCGGCTTAAAACCAAGCTCTTAAACCGACAACGAATTGAGTTTCACTATCTTCCTCCCCCTCATCCCTCGCATAATCCGCCGTATTGCCAAATTTCTTACTCCAATTCACGCCAATATAGGGCGCAAATTCCCTTACGATTTCATAGCGTAATCTCAGCCCAGCACCAAAGTCAGACAAACCTGACCCGATCCCGACTTCGGGATCATTCTGTCCATAGAAATTCATCTCTATCTCTGGGGTTAAGATGAGTTTCTGGGTGATCAGTAGTTCATACTCACTACTGAAACTCATCGCCGTTCTCCCCTCTTTTCCCACATAAAGCGCCGCATCTATTTCAAAAAAGTAAGGCGCGAGTCCCTGAATTCCCAATACCGCCCAATCACGGGAAGGTGACGGTTTCAAGTCTCGCCTCAGTCCCATCTGCAGATCCCAATAAGGTGCGATCGCCCGGCTATATAAGGCTTGAATTTCGGCATCAACAACCTCTCCCCCCGAATATTCTCCCTCTGTCTTAATCCAGAGTTTATTCAGATCATAGCCAAGCCAGCCCTGTGCCCCCCAACTGGTGGTGCTGTCAGTACTGAGTGAGTTCTCAAATTCATCGATCATCACCTTAGCCAGCAAGGGATCATCGGTTTCCGCGCCAAAAGCTGTGTCAACACTGGAAAAAATAGCCAGTGTGAGCAAAACGATGGCGATAAAGGGATAGCGATTTATCAAATTTGTATTCATTTTCTTCTCCATATTTATTCCCTTCCATGATCTATTTCTTAAGCTTTTACTTGAGCTTATAGTTATGCGTTATTAACTTGGACTCTTCTAAACATGCCCGGCATATGGAATAGCAAATGACAATGGTAAGCCCAACTACCTAACGCATCAGCCGTCACCAGATAACTGATGCTCGAACCTGGTTGCACTATCACTGTGTGTTTGCGGGGAATAAAATCTGGATCGCCCGTTTCTAATTCACTCCACATTCCGTGTAAATGCATAGGGTGGGTCATCATAGTGTCGTTGACTAAGGTGATGCGCACTCGCTCACCAAATTCAAGTTCAAGTGGCGCGGCATCAGCGAACTTGATACCGTTTACCGACCACATATAACGGCTCATGTTTCCGGTGAGATGCAGCTGGATCTCCCGGCTAGGCTGCCTTTTATCCCGTGTAGGAGTCAGTCCCCTGATATCTGCATAGGTGAGAACCTTTCGCTGGTACAAGATCTGGTGATCTCTGAGCCCTATTCCTGGATCGGTCAGGCCACTGCGGGGACTCATCGCCCGCATATCAACCTGGGGACCGAACTCACTGGAAATATGCTTTATTTCATTATTGCTGCCATACCCAGCTAACCCCAGCCCCGTCGCACTAACCTTATTCATGTCCATCTGCATCGAGCCGTGATCCATGCCTTTCATGTTCATGGTTTTGTCACCATTTCCGGACATATCCATCTGCATGGCACTGTGATCCATACCTTTCATGTCCATGGCTTTGTCATCATTTCCGGACATATCCATCTGCATCGAGCCGTGATCCATGCCTTTCATGTTCATGCCCATGTCTCTGTGTGCTAACACGGCGACGGGATCCATTGGTGGGATTAATGGTTTGAGAGCCAGATCTGAAGTCAAACTGCCATAGGTGAACCCCGTGCGATCTATGCTCTGAGCGAAGATACAGTAAGCATTATCCACCTCAGGCTCGACAATCACATCAAAGGTTTCAGCGACACCGATGCGAAACTCATCGACACTGACGGGCTGAATATTCTGACCATCACTGGCCACCACAGTCATCTTCAAACCCGGGATACGCACATCAAAAATACTCATGGCCGCACTGTTTATGAACCTAAGCCTCACTCTTTCGCCCTTGCGAAACAGCCCCTGCCAGCCCTTCTCCGGCGTATTACCATTCATCAGATAGGTATAGGTATATCCGGTCACATCGGAAATATCCCTGTCACTCATACGGCCCTTGTTCCACATAGCGCGCGCATTCCAGGTGTTAACCAAGCCATTATCTGAGATGTCATCGAAGAGATCGACTAAGGTGCGTTCACGAAAGTTGTAGTAATCGGACTGTTTCTTGAGCTTGGCATAGATGGATTCAGGTTCTTCATCTGACCAATCCGACAGCATTACCACGTATTCTCGATCGTATACCACTGGGTCGCTATCCTTAGGATCGATGACAATGGCACCATACATGCCTGTTTGTTCCTGAAAGCCTGAATGACTGTGGTACCAATAAGTGCCACTCTGCTCCACAGAGAAGTGATATTCGAATGTCTCTCCGGGCGCTATGCCCTCAAAACTGATCCCAGGAACACCATCCATCTTTGCCGGCAGAATAATGCCATGCCAGTGAATGGAACTGAACACATCCAGATTATTTTTGACCCTGAGGGTGACCGTTTCTCCCTCTTTCCAGCGAAGCAGAGGTCCGGGAATACTTTGATTAACCACAGTGGCGCGAACATCTGTGCCGGTGAAATTAACGGTCTGATAATCGATACTGAGATCGAATAATTTACCGCTGAGTGTCGTTAACCCTTGACGCATTGA is a genomic window of Shewanella psychrophila containing:
- a CDS encoding copper resistance system multicopper oxidase, which produces MASKNTLSNIQKLVLEPQSSLSRRRFVMGAASAMMLASLPFTQSVLAASMRQGLTTLSGKLFDLSIDYQTVNFTGTDVRATVVNQSIPGPLLRWKEGETVTLRVKNNLDVFSSIHWHGIILPAKMDGVPGISFEGIAPGETFEYHFSVEQSGTYWYHSHSGFQEQTGMYGAIVIDPKDSDPVVYDREYVVMLSDWSDEEPESIYAKLKKQSDYYNFRERTLVDLFDDISDNGLVNTWNARAMWNKGRMSDRDISDVTGYTYTYLMNGNTPEKGWQGLFRKGERVRLRFINSAAMSIFDVRIPGLKMTVVASDGQNIQPVSVDEFRIGVAETFDVIVEPEVDNAYCIFAQSIDRTGFTYGSLTSDLALKPLIPPMDPVAVLAHRDMGMNMKGMDHGSMQMDMSGNDDKAMDMKGMDHSAMQMDMSGNGDKTMNMKGMDHGSMQMDMNKVSATGLGLAGYGSNNEIKHISSEFGPQVDMRAMSPRSGLTDPGIGLRDHQILYQRKVLTYADIRGLTPTRDKRQPSREIQLHLTGNMSRYMWSVNGIKFADAAPLELEFGERVRITLVNDTMMTHPMHLHGMWSELETGDPDFIPRKHTVIVQPGSSISYLVTADALGSWAYHCHLLFHMPGMFRRVQVNNA
- a CDS encoding copper resistance protein B; the protein is MNTNLINRYPFIAIVLLTLAIFSSVDTAFGAETDDPLLAKVMIDEFENSLSTDSTTSWGAQGWLGYDLNKLWIKTEGEYSGGEVVDAEIQALYSRAIAPYWDLQMGLRRDLKPSPSRDWAVLGIQGLAPYFFEIDAALYVGKEGRTAMSFSSEYELLITQKLILTPEIEMNFYGQNDPEVGIGSGLSDFGAGLRLRYEIVREFAPYIGVNWSKKFGNTADYARDEGEEDSETQFVVGLRAWF
- a CDS encoding copper resistance CopC family protein; translated protein: MKFIKTIVISATMIFSSTALAHSGLVNSSPAKNEMVQDSPQGLALTFSSPVRLVKLILKDGGGNNIKFGFKPKMQSSNQFSLDLPQLTPSSYSVSWMIMGEDAHKMKGQFNFMVHKAMEKVTAHDHASHSHD
- a CDS encoding copper resistance D family protein is translated as MTDVLMVLSLFDILGIITKWLIYIGVGTSLGGFLMILMNARSISKEAGIDATTGTGIGDVSGYMRKGALIGTLAVTMNFFIQVGSFAESGLSGMWDPLMTEILWQSSVGASVSWRITGFVLVLAATFMLVKRTGFALNSALVLLLVAALCLAFSFTLIGHSADMDDLGKWLVAVHVVAIGVWIGSLIPLWSMCGRLEAQPLKGIMELFGKLAIFIVAVVATTGLILLSLLINSPVEFIDTGYGRAILIKIFIISVILAIAALHKFHLVPKLDDKALESGSLAVKVNTISESISEPISNSKQGLAKSIGMLKRSIGVEIFIAGLILTTTAVLSSVLGPQSLA